From Aspergillus chevalieri M1 DNA, chromosome 4, nearly complete sequence, a single genomic window includes:
- a CDS encoding uncharacterized protein (COG:S;~EggNog:ENOG410PXM7;~InterPro:IPR029178;~PFAM:PF15463) gives MGVGDYIHSKEAGQHRATNETSNKSRQFQAEQAKVNVPQTNLMAPVPLGVGASGLPQELEDAQQRDTFDTDVEGIDESTIAGTSIADVEEFRMEPTQLPQPQPPRLPTHVAQSQDTDTRALYQFRHGHRPYQPNWYENLGDKAMKSAGFESDDADDDASQLTSIAGDDERDELNDWYYSHKHRAAPEEPLSKRLENFWNASKRATSRPATQSHPETKHPVLAPPAPESRKQDLSVGGNRKITLPRSMTATPRTRFSPPKPSLLEQLDNSPTRRVGGSRTRPRRGSAVDLRQRNNDDDADLFNSDNRDSIDGQSMTAFDLTNVVALDEDDTLQDPFLRHSRSDSDPAARSKKRGLEPDYPPEVLYQKSFTELQAEPFDRSPSTTPVQPRPTPEPDTAPEDKFFMLSNMPDLDRRNYFSTLSIDEWESYGDQLIDQFTNMLTKMKDLRQARRKTATIFEAELKRRHEMVEEQSREISDKMDVMRSGGAEVLRGRTP, from the coding sequence CCGTGCCACAAATGAGACGTCGAACAAGTCGAGACAATTTCAAGCTGAGCAGGCCAAGGTCAATGTTCCTCAAACAAATCTAATGGCACCGGTTCCTTTGGGGGTTGGTGCATCTGGGCTACCGCAAGAACTAGAAGATGCCCAACAAAGGGATACGTTCGACACAGATGTGGAAGGGATTGATGAATCAACTATCGCTGGAACCAGTATTGCCGATGTTGAAGAATTCCGAATGGAGCCTACCCAATTACCTCAACCTCAGCCTCCTCGGTTGCCCACTCACGTCGCTCAGTCTCAAGACACAGACACAAGAGCTTTGTACCAGTTTCGCCATGGACATCGTCCGTACCAACCTAATTGGTACGAGAACCTGGGGGATAAGGCCATGAAGTCAGCAGGGTTTGAGTCTGACGATGCTGACGACGACGCAAGCCAGTTGACTTCTATTGCCGGGGATGATGAAAGGGATGAGCTCAATGATTGGTACTATTCTCACAAGCACCGTGCTGCACCCGAGGAACCTTTGAGCAAGCGTCTGGAGAATTTCTGGAATGCTAGCAAACGAGCAACTTCCAGACCAGCAACCCAATCTCATCCAGAGACAAAACATCCGGTGCTGGCCCCGCCAGCTCCTGAATCCAGGAAGCAGGACCTGTCCGTGGGAGGAAACAGAAAGATTACTCTTCCTCGCAGTATGACTGCGACGCCCAGAACCAGATTTAGCCCTCCAAAGCCTTCGCTTCTCGAACAATTGGATAATTCCCCCACCCGTCGAGTTGGTGGCTCGCGAACGCGGCCTAGACGGGGAAGCGCGGTTGACCTCCGTCAGAGGAACAACGATGACGATGCCGATTTGTTCAATAGTGACAACCGAGACAGTATTGATGGCCAGTCAATGACCGCTTTTGATTTAACGAACGTGGTGGCTCTTGATGAGGACGACACTCTGCAAGATCCCTTCTTGAGGCACAGCCGGTCTGACTCCGACCCCGCTGCCCGCTCAAAGAAACGGGGCCTCGAACCAGATTATCCGCCGGAAGTCCTGTATCAGAAGTCATTTACTGAGCTTCAGGCCGAACCATTCGATCGCTCTCCTAGCACCACTCCTGTACAGCCCAGACCCACCCCAGAGCCAGATACGGCCCCGGAAGATAAGTTCTTTATGCTTTCAAACATGCCAGACCTTGACCGCCGAAACTATTTCTCGACTCTTTCAATTGACGAATGGGAATCCTATGGTGATCAATTGATCGACCAATTCACCAATATGCTCACCAAAATGAAAGACCTACGTCAGGCACGACGCAAGACAGCCACCATCTTTGAGGCTGAATTGAAAAGAAGGCACGAAATGGTTGAAGAACAAAGTCGCGAGATATCCGACAAGATGGACGTTATGAGAAGCGGGGGAGCGGAGGTTCTGCGCGGTCGTACCCCTTGA
- a CDS encoding VPS9 domain-containing protein (COG:U;~EggNog:ENOG410QDQ0;~InterPro:IPR003123,IPR037191;~PFAM:PF02204): MSSSPSQQEREKPHLHTAVSFPRMDSSNASPFSRTRARTMQSVVISETVNPGSLPLSLTGDNEDQDAGPDIFERGNSSDSGAGDDGQQGDEESVLSRNIQDQAEELPIELASLTDRFVESLSAKVHSSPPTIEKVADLFQEFYYRAESHIATHISALASRINREPSPLPQSPRGNAQHKSKDADITSSRQMLTASEVAEKRKARKFLSYKRVALEEAVERKACEAVYDKIWRHRTTLDEVRDEKLRSKTAALLLVGINLKDLGIDIDISAIDEDKQKEANDYISVARESLAKMNEEKYPLGKLQHLSYAHKAIVDALTKLLPSSSSADEILPTLIYTLITCPPEGISVISNLLFIQRFRSSSKMDGETAYCLTNLEASITFLENVDLSELRADEIQNGQRRADSAPVEHSSQDNSTNEDATSSVAPLTASSELSKPNDKSASETLPETQPPASVQQRALNNLFQPPSRMLGAANDAVRNTADQGLKNIGASLDGSFNFLFGRLKEMQPGRDGNGPTLPKTLAEARRLVAYPISGDDKNLGEEDSASKDPLSTDRPLLRHSHSKAEETIIGLVGGRRVPRDRSADSARAQGSSKKSLAAAGSTKDESSPGASQSSIMSPSTPLGSVRSFSNTLNPLNHIPGMIRNFGRSGSDSPSGGQMPPALPERTKMPPLAQTSRPSSSGGPPPNVDPPIQRFLDTPNASELTIGDVSTLLEDYKRLANILLKQNTNAN; this comes from the exons ATGTCCTCTAGTCCTTCCCAACAGGAGCGCGAGAAGCCGCATCTACACACAGCTGTATCGTTCCCCAGGATGGATAGCTCGAACGCGAGCCCTTTCTCCCGCACGAGAGCCCGGACGATGCAGTCGGTGGTCATCTCGGAAACCGTGAACCCTGGATCGCTTCCATTGTCGCTGACCGGAGATAACGAGGACCAAGATGCTGGTCCTGATATATTTGAAAGGGGAAACTCTTCAGACTCAGGCGCCGGAGACGACGGGCAGCAGGGTGATGAGGAGTCTGTGCTCTCGCGGAATATACAGGATCAGGCAGAGGAACTTCCAATTGAACTGGCTAGCTTAACTGATCG ATTCGTTGAGTCCCTCTCGGCCAAGGTTCACTCGTCTCCTCCCACAATTGAGAAAGTAGCGGACTTGTTCCAGGAGTTTTATTACCGTGCGGAATCGCATATAGCCACTCACATCTCGGCCCTAGCATCACGTATCAATCGCGAACCCTCACCTCTCCCTCAAAGCCCCCGTGGGAACGCCCAGCACAAATCGAAAGATGCAGATATTACCTCTAGTCGTCAGATGCTAACGGCATCAGAGGTTgcggaaaaaaggaaagcccGGAAGTTCCTTTCTTACAAGCGTGTTGCTTTGGAAGAGGCAGTAGAGCGGAAAGCGTGTGAGGCTGTTTATGACAAGATATGGAGGCATAGAACTACTTTGGATGAAGTTCGAGATGAAAAACTGCGTTCCAAGACCGCAGCTCTGCTTTTGGTTGGGATCAATCTGAAGGACCTTGGAATTGACATTGACATTAGCGCCATTGACGAAGATAAGCAAAAAGAAGCCAATGACTATATATCTGTGGCTCGCGAAAGTCTGGCAAAGATGAATGAAGAGAAGTATCCTCTTGGGAAGCTTCAACATCTATCATATGCACATAAGGCGATTGTGGATGCATTGACGAAATTACTgccctcatcatcctctgcTGATGAAATTCTGCCGACACTAATTTATACATTGATCACTTGTCCTCCCGAGGGAATCAGCGTCATAAGCAATCTTCTTTTTATACAACGCTTTCGATCCTCGAGCAAAATGGATGGCGAGACTGCATATTGCCTGACCAATCTCGAAGCTTCCATCACCTTTTTGGAGAATGTCGACCTTTCAGAACTACGTGCAGACGAAATACAGAATGGACAAAGAAGGGCCGACTCAGCGCCTGTTGAACATTCTAGTCAAGACAATTCTACGAACGAGGACGCAACTTCTTCAGTCGCTCCGTTGACTGCTTCCTCAGAACTCTCAAAGCCCAACGATAAGAGTGCTTCAGAGACATTACCCGAGACTCAGCCACCAGCTTCAGTCCAACAAAGGGCCTTGAATAATTTGTTTCAGCCTCCGTCAAGGATGCTCGGTGCCGCTAATGACGCCGTTCGCAACACTGCCGACCAGGGCTTAAAGAATATTGGCGCATCATTGGACGGCAgtttcaattttctttttgggCGGCTCAAGGAAATGCAACCCGGAAGGGATGGAAATGGTCCAACATTGCCTAAAACACTAGCAGAAGCCCGTCGCCTGGTTGCATACCCAATATCTGGGGACGATAAGAATCTGGGCGAGGAAGATAGTGCAAGCAAAGATCCTCTTTCGACCGATCGTCCACTCCTGAGACACTCGCACTCAAAAGCAGAAGAGACGATTATAGGATTAGTTGGTGGACGCAGAGTTCCACGCGATCGAAGTGCAGACAGCGCAAGAGCCCAAGGAAGCTCCAAGAAGTCACTAGCCGCTGCAGGATCAACAAAAGACGAGTCCTCACCAGGCGCCTCCCAGTCTTCCATCATGTCACCTTCAACGCCCCTGGGGTCTGTGAGAAGCTTTAGCAACACCCTTAACCCACTCAACCACATCCCAGGCATGATTAGAAACTTTGGACGCAGTGGCTCTGACAGTCCAAGCGGTGGGCAAATGCCACCAGCTCTGCCAGAGAGGACCAAGATGCCACCACTGGCGCAAACATCGCGCCCTTCTAGTAGTGGTGGTCCTCCTCCTAACGTCGACCCACCGATTCAACGTTTTCTCGATACCCCGAATGCCAGCGAACTTACGATTGGTGATGTCTCGACGTTGCTCGAGGATTACAAGAGGCTGGCAAATATACTCCTTAAGCAGAATACGAACGCCAATTAA
- the atg15 gene encoding triglyceride lipase ATG15 (COG:I;~EggNog:ENOG410PG9B;~InterPro:IPR002921,IPR029058;~SECRETED:SignalP(1-33);~go_process: GO:0006629 - lipid metabolic process [Evidence IEA]), whose translation MEDGRRRSKKRSLFGKGALGLLLSIQLLPSVVSANVPSYFGSPSRDSPILPPQIPLAGSPSPPETHEFSLRHIFHRGTHEHPDLHQRLDIEAHMRLLSVSEDGQEIKPAALDTPLVASSNPVTIQRLADRRVSVIEGYLQAARSTGEVVALSPSEWVMDTVDGPNVKDKESVLTFAQMTANDYIEEPGTGKWHNINGRFNYSESFGWNSDGLRGHIYTDKTNSTVVISLKGTSPALFDGAGTTTNDKVNDNLFFSCCCGQGGSYLWRQSCDCMKSTYTGNLTCIIEAMNDENRYYRASMDLYSNVTELYPDANVWLTGHSLGGAMSSLLGLTFGLPVVSFEAIPDALPASRLGLPFPPGHDARFPQRRQYTASYHFGHTADPIYTGTCNGVGATCTWGGYALETACHTGQMCTYDTVKDKGWRVAIGTHRIESVITDVLDVYDEVPPCVAEEECYDCELWKFFRSNGSEITTTSTATSTSSTSATRTSTCKTPGWWGCLDESTTDTATTTSTTATTTTCKTPGWFGCKDPTTTTEPATSTTTCETPGWFGCRDLTTTAEPALTRTTLPATAAPTTTSCETPGYIYGCWDGSTTITNNDLITPAPTPFY comes from the exons ATGGAAGACGGTCGCAGACGCTCAAAGAAACGCTCTTTATTTGGAAAGGGTGCTCTAGGGCTCCTATTGTCGATTCAGTTGCTACCAAGCGTAGTTTCTGCTAATGTGCCTTCATACTTCGGTTCCCCGTCTCGAGACTCCCCCATATTGCCTCCGCAGATACCTCTAGCCGGTTCTCCCTCGCCTCCGGAGACTCATGAGTTT TCGCTTCGTCATATATTTCATCGAGGAACGCATGAGCATCCCGATCTCCATCAGAGACTCGATATTGAAGCTCACATGCGCCTCTTGAGCGTTTCCGAAGATGGTCAGGAAATAAAACCTGCGGCGCTTGATACCCCCCTGGTCGCCTCGTCCAACCCGGTTACCATCCAACGACTCGCGGACCGGCGAGTCTCGGTTATCGAAGGGTATCTACAGGCTGCGAGATCTACCGGAGAGGTGGTTGCTTTGTCACCATCAGAATGGGTCATGGATACAGTGGATGGTCCTAATGTGAAAGATAAAGAAAGCGTCTTGACATTCGCACAGATGACGGCCAACGACTACATCGAGGAGCCGGGTACAGGAAAATGGCATAACATCAACGGCCGGTTTAACTACTCCGAAAGCTTTGGATGGAACAGTGATGGATTAAGGGGTCATATATACACGGACAAGACAAACAGCACAGTGGTAATCTCCCTGAAGGGGACATCCCCTGCCCTTTTCGATGGAGCCGGTACGACGACAAATGACAAGGTCAACGATAATCTCTTCTTTAGCTGTTGCTGCGGTCAAGGGGGCTCCTATCTTTGGAGGCAAAGTTGTGACTGTATGAAGTCGACGTACACAGGCAACTTAACTTGCATTATCGAAGCTATGAATGACGAAAACCGATATTATCGAGCTTCTATGGACCTCTACTCGAACGTGACGGAACTATACCCGGACGCTAATGTCTGGCTAACAGGCCATTCGCTGGGTGGTGCAATGTCCAGCCTTTTGGGCTTGACATTTGGGCTTCCTGTCGTCAGCTTCGAAGCTATTCCTGACGCTCTGCCAGCGTCCAGATTGGGTCTTCCCTTCCCGCCTGGCCATGATGCACGATTCCCGCAGAGACGGCAGTATACTGCGTCTTATCATTTCGGCCACACTGCAGACCCGATTTACACAGGGACGTGCAACGGTGTTGGTGCAACGTGCACATGGGGTGGTTATGCCCTGGAGACAGCCTGTCACACCGGCCAAATGTGTACTTATGACACGGTCAAGGATAAGGGCTGGCGTGTGGCAATTGGGACTCACCGTATTGAGTCCGTGATTACGGATGTCCTTGATGTCTATGACGAGGTTCCTCCATGTGTAGCCGAGGAAGAATGCTATGATTGTGAACTTTGGAAATTCTTCCGAAGCAATGGCTCTGAAATCACAACGACTTCGACTGCCACTTCAACCAGCTCGACAAGTGCGACAAGGACATCAACTTGCAAAACCCCTGGGTGGTGGGgatgtctcgacgagagcacaACCGACACCGCTACCACGACTTCCACCACAGCGACGACTACGACCTGCAAGACGCCGGGTTGGTTTGGCTGCAAAGACCCTACTACCACAACCGAGCCTGCGACATCTACCACCACTTGCGAGACTCCTGGCTGGTTCGGGTGCCGCGACCTTACGACTACTGCAGAACCCGCTTTGACAAGAACGACCCTTCCTGCTACTGCCGCTCCCACAACTACCTCATGCGAAACCCCAGGATATATCTACGGTTGCTGGGACGGTTCAACGACTATCACGAACAACGATCTTATTACGCCTGCCCCCACTCCATTTTACTAG
- the fgaCat gene encoding catalase easC (COG:P;~EggNog:ENOG410PHHM;~InterPro:IPR018028,IPR011614,IPR024708,IPR002226, IPR020835,IPR024711,IPR037060,IPR010582;~PFAM:PF00199,PF06628;~go_function: GO:0004096 - catalase activity [Evidence IEA];~go_function: GO:0020037 - heme binding [Evidence IEA];~go_process: GO:0006979 - response to oxidative stress [Evidence IEA];~go_process: GO:0055114 - oxidation-reduction process [Evidence IEA]): MGKDDEPRTYRYNETPVYTTSTGCPVMDPQAAQRVGRNGPLLLQDFHLIDLLAHFDRERIPERVVHAKGAGAYGEFEVTDDISDITVVDMLKGVGKKTKMFTRFSTVGGEKGSPDSARDPRGFAMKFYTEEGNWDWVFNNTPVFFLRDPAKFPIFIHTQKRNPQTNLKDATMFWDYLSTHQEAVHQVMHLFSDRGTPYSYRHMNGYSGHTYKWTKPDGTFNYVQIHCKTDQGNKTFTDEEAGNLAAGNPDWHTQDLFDAIQRGENPSWTCYVQVLSPEQAEKFRWNIFDLTKVWPQSEVPLRRFGKFTLNRNPQNYFAEVEQAAFSPSHMVPGVEPSADPVLQSRLFSYPDTHRHRLGGNNEQIPVNCPLKSFSPWHRDGYMNVQGNYGANPNYPSTFRPLQYKPVKASQEHEKWVGAVVTEQLPVTEEDYVQANGLWQVLGRQPGQQDNFVKNVSGHLCNAHPRVRKQTYEMFSRVNLDLGARIEKATEAKTADTKSARL; encoded by the exons ATGGGCAAAGACGACGAACCCA GAACTTACCGCTACAATGAGACTCCCGTCTACACCACGTCCACCGGCTGTCCGGTCATGGACCCCCAGGCTGCCCAGCGCGTTGGCCGTAACGGACCTCTCCTCCTTCAGGACTTCCACTTGATCGACCTGCTCGCCCATTTTGACCGTGAAAGAATCCCCGAACGTGTTGTGCATGCCAAGGGTGCTGGCGCCTATGGTGAATTCGAGGTTACGGACGACATTAGCGACATC ACTGTCGTCGACATGCTCAAAGGAGTGGgtaagaagaccaagatgttcACGCGGTTCTCGACTGTTGGTGGCGAGAAGGGTTCCCCAGACAGTGCCCGGGATCCTCGTGGGTTTGCCATGAAGTTTTACACAGAGGAGGGTAACTGGGACTGGGTTTTCAACAACACTCCCGTCTTCTTCCTGCGCGATCCCGCCAAGTTCCCCATCTTCATCCACACCCAGAAGCGCAACCCGCAAACCAACCTTAAAGATGCCACCATGTTCTGGGACTACCTCTCGACGCACCAAGAGGCCGTCCACCAAGTGATGCACCTCTTCAGTGACCGTGGTACCCCCTACTCTTACCGCCACATGAACGGCTACTCAGGCCACACTTACAAGTGGACCAAGCCCGACGGCACCTTCAACTACGTCCAGATTCACTGCAAGACAGACCAGGGCAACAAGACCTTCACCGACGAGGAAGCCGGCAACCTCGCCGCTGGAAACCCCGACTGGCACACCCAGGACCTCTTCGACGCCATCCAGCGCGGCGAGAACCCCTCCTGGACGTGCTACGTCCAAGTCCTCTCCCCCGAACAGGCCGAGAAGTTCCGCTGGAACATCTTCGACCTCACCAAGGTCTGGCCGCAGTCCGAAGTGCCCCTCCGCCGCTTCGGAAAGTTCACCCTCAACCGTAACCCCCAGAACTACTTCGCAGAGGTCGAGCAGGCCGCCTTCTCGCCTTCCCACATGGTCCCCGGTGTCGAGCCTTCCGCAGACCCCGTCCTCCAGTCCCGTCTCTTCTCCTATCCTGATACCCACCGCCACCGTCTCGGCGGTAACAACGAGCAGATCCCCGTTAACTGCCCACTCAAGTCCTTCAGTCCCTGGCACCGCGACGGCTACATGAACGTCCAAGGCAACTACGGCGCCAACCCGAATTACCCCTCTACCTTCCGTCCTCTGCAGTACAAGCCCGTCAAGGCCTCCCAAGAACACGAGAAGTGGGTTGGTGCTGTCGTTACAGAGCAGCTTCCTGTTACTGAGGAGGACTACGTCCAGGCCAATGGTCTCTGGCAGGTCCTTGGCCGCCAGCCCGGTCAGCAGGATAACTTCGTCAAAAACGTCTCTGGTCATTTGTGTAACGCTCATCCGCGCGTGCGTAAGCAGACGTACGAGATGTTCAGCCGTGTTAACTTGGACCTTGGTGCTCGGATTGAAAAAGCTACTGAGGCTAAGACTGCCGATACCAAGTCTGCTCGTCTGTAG
- a CDS encoding uncharacterized protein (COG:S;~EggNog:ENOG410Q2VF), whose product MPSGFFGGLGDALDKTVSGVGSTVGSTVSGVGKTVGGATQGLGQTVSGASEGLGNTAKGVSKSTGSAFGSIGKKDDKGSFSKN is encoded by the exons ATGCCGT CTGGATTCTTCGGAGGCCTTGGTGATGCCTTGGACAAAACCGTGAGCGGAGTGGGCAGCACCGTGGGCAGCACCGTGTCTGGCGTGGGAAAGACAGTTGGTGGAGCGACTCAAGGCTTGGGACAAACAGTAAGCGGTGCGTCGGAGGGACTGGGGAATACGGCCAAGGGAGTGAGCAAGTCGACTGGGAGTGCTTTTGGGAGTATTGGGAAAAAGGATGACAAGGGTTCTTTCTCGAAAAATTAA
- a CDS encoding putative MFS alpha-glucoside transporter (COG:G;~EggNog:ENOG410PJ5K;~InterPro:IPR005829,IPR005828,IPR003663,IPR036259, IPR020846;~PFAM:PF00083,PF07690;~TransMembrane:8 (i140-159o165-187i199-218o238-259i386-404o424-442i454-475o487-505i);~go_component: GO:0016020 - membrane [Evidence IEA];~go_component: GO:0016021 - integral component of membrane [Evidence IEA];~go_function: GO:0022857 - transmembrane transporter activity [Evidence IEA];~go_process: GO:0055085 - transmembrane transport [Evidence IEA]), whose amino-acid sequence MAPPKAQDAIASAEEPVSSPPTPDHRNSTSSMSRMVQDAKAATDKEQKMTLLQGIKTYPKAVAWSVLISTCIAMEGYDISLVNNFYAFPAFNHKYGEQMTDGSYQVPAQWQSGLSNGAYAGEIIGLFINGWASERFGYRYTLIACLLLVCAWTAIFFTAPNVQALLAGEILCGIPWGVFQTLTVTYASEVCPVALRGYLTTYVNFCWGLGQLIGIGVITSMLPRNDQWAYRIPYGLQWMWPVPLIIVIFFAPESPWWLVRKHRTDDAKHSLRRLTSLKKDSDFNAEETVAMMVHTTALEEKITKGASYLDCFRGTDLRRTEIVCMVWAIQNLSGNSFSNYSTYFLEQAGLATSNAYAFAMGQYGINMVGVFGSWLLMTMGIGRRSLYLYGLCGLCAMLFIMGFLGLVPEAHRSEASLATGSMMLAWALFYQLTVGTVTYSLVAELSTRRLQIKTVVLGRALFNIVAIVCGVLTPYMLNPGAWDWGNYAGFFWGGVCFCCIVYTFFRVPEPKGRSFAELDMLFERKVNARKFAHTQVDVFGETIQGQVVDEYQTQKAARTDVAQLEKEAESPNSMNPTK is encoded by the exons ATGGCTCCCCCAAAGGCACAGGACGCAATTGCGTCCGCAGAGGAGCCGGTCTCGTCGCCTCCGACTCCGGACCACCGCAATTCCACGTCGTCTATGAGCAGGATGGTTCAAGATGCCAAGGCGGCCACTGATAAGGAACAGAAGATGACATTGTTACAAGGCATCAAAACCTATCCCAAGGCCGTGGCTTGGAGTGTGCTTATCTCTACGTGTATAGCAATGGAGGGCTACGATATCAGTCTCGTGAACAATTTCTACGCGTTTCCGGCCTTCAATCACAAATACGGTGAGCAGATGACAGATGGCTCATACCAAGTACCAGCTCAG TGGCAATCGGGTCTTAGCAATGGTGCCTACGCCGGAGAAATCATCGGTCTCTTTATCAATGGATGGGCTTCGGAACGCTTCGGATATCGATATACCCTTATAGCTTGTCTGCTTTTGGTCTGCGCGTGGACCGCCATCTTTTTCACAGCCCCCAACGTCCAAGCCCTGCTCGCCGGTGAAATCCTCTGCGGCATCCCATGGGGTGTCTTTCAGACCCTCACCGTCACCTACGCATCCGAAGTCTGCCCTGTCGCCCTTCGAGGGTATCTGACAACCTACGTAAATTTCTGCTGGGGTCTCGGACAATTGATTGGCATCGGCGTGATCACGTCGATGTTACCTCGGAATGATCAATGGGCATACCGGATACCGTACGGGTTGCAGTGGATGTGGCCGGTTCCACTGATAATAGTGATCTTCTTCGCCCCCGAGTCACCATGGTGGCTTGTTAGGAAACATAGGACCGATGATGCTAAGCACTCGCTGCGACGTTTGACCAGCCTCAAAAAAGATTCTGACTTTAACGCCGAGGAAACCGTGGCCATGATGGTCCACACGACCGCGCTGGAAGAGAAAATCACAAAGGGAGCCAGTTATTTGGATTGCTTCAGGGGAACGGACCTGCGCCGGACGGAAATCGTCTGCATGGTCTGGGCCATCCAGAACCTGAGTGGGAATTCATTCTCCAATTATTCGACTTACTTCCTGGAACAGGCGGGATTGGCTACGTCCAACGCGTATGCATTTGCTATGGGACAATACGGAATCAACATGGTGGGCGTGTTCGGTTCCTGGCTCCTCATGACTATGGGAATTGGCCGACGCTCCCTATACCTATACGGCCTTTGCGGTCTCTGCGCCATGCTCTTCATCATGGGATTCCTAGGCCTTGTCCCAGAAGCCCACCGAAGCGAGGCATCCCTTGCCACAGGCTCCATGATGCTTGCCTGGGCTCTTTTCTACCAACTAACAGTAGGAACAGTCACCTATTCTCTAGTGGCAGAACTCTCCACCCGCCGCCTGCAGATCAAAACCGTCGTCCTGGGCCGCGCCCTCTTCAACATCGTCGCCATCGTCTGCGGCGTACTAACCCCCTACATGCTCAACCCGGGCGCCTGGGACTGGGGCAATTACGCCGGCTTCTTTTGGGGCGGCGTTTGCTTCTGCTGCATCGTATATACATTCTTCCGCGTCCCGGAACCCAAGGGCCGCTCGTTTGCGGAACTCGACATGCTCTTTGAGCGGAAGGTCAATGCGCGCAAATTTGCGCATACACAGGTCGATGTCTTTGGTGAGACTATCCAGGGCCAGGTTGTCGATGAGTATCAGACTCAAAAGGCGGCAAGGACGGATGTGGCTcagttggagaaggaggctgAGTCTCCGAACTCGATGAATCCGACGAAATGA
- the echA gene encoding enoyl-CoA hydratase echA (COG:I;~EggNog:ENOG410PHEJ;~InterPro:IPR029045,IPR001753,IPR014748,IPR018376;~PFAM:PF16113,PF00378;~go_function: GO:0003824 - catalytic activity [Evidence IEA]), translating into MFAQRCSRFFAVRPVMPSASFLNRAGRTFSTTGAKSYETILTENPKPHVGLVTLNRPKALNALSSTLIAELNDALNKYEADKDIGAIVITGSEKAFAAGADIKEMEPLTFSSAYAQNFIAPWSHLANTIRKPVIAAVSGYALGGGCELALMCDMLHCTSSATFGQPEIKLGVIPGAGASQRLTRAIGKSRAMEIVLTGNNFSGKDAGDWGLASQVVEGGKDQLLEKSIATAAKISSYSRIAVLAGKEVVNKSQELPLKEGVEYERRLFHSLFGTQDQKIGMRAFSEKKKPEWSHE; encoded by the exons ATGTTTGCCCAACGCTGCTCAAGATTCTTCGCCGTCAGACCCGTCATGCCCTCGGCATCATTTCTTAACCGAGCGGGCAGGACATTCTCGACGACTGGTGCGAAGAGCTACGAGACCATTCTCACCGAGAACCCGAAGCCCCATGTTGGACTGG TCACTTTGAACCGTCCCAAGGCCCTCAATGCCCTCTCCTCCACCCTTATTGCCGAACTCAACGATGCCCTGAACAAGTACGAAGCGGACAAGGATATCGGGGCCATCGTTATCACCGGTAGCGAGAAGGCCTTTGCTG CGGGCGCCGACATCAAAGAAATGGAACCCCTTACCTTTTCCTCTGCCTACGCCCAAAACTTCATCGCCCCCTGGTCTCACCTTGCCAACACAATCCGCAAACCCGTCATCGCCGCCGTCTCCGGCTACGCCCTCGGTGGAGGCTGCGAGCTTGCCCTCATGTGCGACATGCTGCATTGCACCTCCTCCGCTACCTTCGGACAACCTGAAATCAAGCTTGGTGTTATCCCCGGTGCCGGTGCGTCGCAGCGTCTCACTCGCGCCATTGGAAAGAGCAGGGCGATGGAGATTGTCCTGACGGGGAATAACTTCAGTGGCAAGGATGCTGGGGACTGGGGTCTTGCGTCGCAGGTCGTTGAGGGGGGCAAGGATCAGTTGCTGGAGAAATCGATTGCAACGGCGGCGAAGATCTCGAGTTACAGCCGTATTGCTGTGTTGGCGGGCAAGGAAGTTGTGAATAAGAGCCAAGAGTTGCCGCTGAAGGAGGGTGTTGAGTATGAGCGGAGATTGTTCCACAGTCTCTTCGGAACCCAggaccagaagattggaatGAGGGCCTTctctgagaagaagaagcctgAGTGGAGTCACGAGTAA